A part of Desulfofundulus salinus genomic DNA contains:
- the trxA gene encoding thioredoxin — protein MVSENIHTLTDATFREFVAAAQVPVLVDFWAEWCGPCKMIAPVVEEIAAEYAGKVQVAKLNVDENQKTPADYKVISIPTLIVFKNGQEIERSIGFKTKKEIKALLDKHL, from the coding sequence GTGGTCAGCGAGAATATTCATACCTTAACAGACGCCACTTTCAGAGAGTTTGTAGCAGCGGCCCAGGTTCCCGTACTGGTGGACTTCTGGGCTGAGTGGTGCGGCCCGTGTAAGATGATTGCCCCGGTGGTGGAGGAAATAGCTGCGGAATATGCAGGCAAGGTACAGGTAGCCAAGCTTAACGTAGATGAAAACCAGAAAACACCGGCAGACTATAAAGTTATCAGCATCCCCACTCTGATCGTCTTTAAGAATGGACAGGAAATAGAGCGTTCTATTGGTTTCAAAACTAAAAAGGAAATCAAGGCCCTGCTTGACAAGCACTTATAA
- a CDS encoding transcriptional regulator codes for MTGISLVEYFQKVSERLPTEAERVLIALMEQGSMNKEELSLTAKVKRAVLDHVVMQLYALGLVDVSTEGKSKICSVTKLGGDFLTLIKKAS; via the coding sequence GTGACGGGAATCAGTCTGGTGGAGTACTTTCAGAAAGTGAGTGAACGCCTGCCTACTGAAGCGGAAAGGGTCCTGATTGCCCTGATGGAACAGGGCAGCATGAATAAGGAGGAACTTTCCCTGACGGCAAAGGTAAAAAGGGCCGTTTTAGACCACGTGGTCATGCAGCTCTATGCCCTGGGCCTGGTTGATGTCTCCACCGAAGGCAAGAGTAAAATCTGCAGTGTGACCAAACTGGGCGGGGACTTTTTAACCCTGATCAAGAAGGCCAGCTAA
- a CDS encoding replication-associated recombination protein A, giving the protein MDNLFTQSLERTLEREAPLADRMRPTTLDEFEEQAAVVGKGTPLRRAIEADQLRSIILWGPPGTGKTTLARIIARMTRAHFTSLNAVMAGVNDIRRVVQEARDRRAYYGQKTILFIDEIHRFNKAQQDALLPSVENGLITLIGSTTENPMFTVNRPLLSRSQLYRLEPLSGEAIYRILQRALADKERGLGKYRVEIEPEALRHFVRTANGDARAALNFLEMAVLTTPPGEEGVRRVDLAVAEQASGRLVLKYDREDEHYDVVSAFIKSMRGSDPQATVYWLARLIYAGEDPAFICRRMMIHAAEDVGLADPRALLVATAAAQAVERVGLPEARIIMAEAALYIARAPKSNSVIRAIDRAMAVVEKERSHPVPVHLRDASYPGAAALGHGKGYKYPHDYPGHHVPQQYLPPELTGKVFYEPSGQGEEKE; this is encoded by the coding sequence ATGGACAACCTGTTCACCCAGTCCCTGGAACGCACGCTGGAGCGGGAGGCTCCCCTGGCCGATCGGATGCGCCCCACCACCCTGGATGAATTTGAAGAGCAGGCTGCCGTTGTGGGCAAGGGCACGCCCTTGCGCCGGGCCATCGAAGCCGACCAGCTGCGTTCCATCATTCTGTGGGGCCCGCCGGGGACGGGGAAAACCACCCTGGCCCGTATCATCGCCCGCATGACCCGGGCGCATTTTACCAGTCTCAACGCGGTCATGGCCGGGGTAAACGATATCCGCCGGGTGGTCCAGGAGGCAAGGGACCGGCGGGCCTATTACGGTCAAAAAACAATCCTCTTCATAGATGAAATTCACCGCTTCAACAAGGCCCAGCAGGACGCCCTCCTCCCCTCGGTGGAAAACGGCTTGATAACCCTCATTGGTTCCACCACGGAAAACCCCATGTTTACCGTCAACCGTCCCCTTTTAAGCCGTTCACAACTCTACCGCCTGGAACCTCTATCCGGTGAAGCCATTTACCGTATCCTGCAGCGGGCGCTTGCCGATAAAGAACGGGGCCTCGGGAAGTACCGGGTTGAAATCGAGCCGGAAGCATTGCGGCATTTCGTCCGGACGGCCAACGGTGATGCCCGGGCAGCCCTGAACTTTTTGGAAATGGCGGTGCTGACTACTCCCCCCGGCGAGGAAGGGGTACGGCGCGTTGATCTGGCGGTGGCCGAACAGGCCTCGGGGCGCCTGGTACTCAAATACGACCGGGAAGATGAGCATTACGATGTGGTCTCCGCCTTCATCAAGAGCATGCGGGGTTCCGATCCCCAGGCCACCGTTTACTGGCTGGCCCGCCTTATTTATGCCGGGGAAGATCCCGCCTTTATCTGCCGGCGGATGATGATCCATGCCGCCGAGGATGTGGGCCTGGCCGATCCCCGGGCCCTCCTGGTGGCCACCGCCGCGGCCCAGGCCGTGGAGCGGGTGGGACTGCCGGAGGCCCGCATTATTATGGCCGAGGCCGCCCTGTATATCGCCAGGGCGCCCAAGAGCAATTCGGTGATCCGGGCCATTGACCGGGCCATGGCCGTGGTGGAAAAGGAGAGATCTCACCCGGTGCCCGTTCACCTGCGGGATGCCAGCTATCCCGGCGCTGCCGCCCTCGGCCACGGGAAGGGCTACAAGTACCCCCACGACTACCCGGGCCACCATGTGCCCCAGCAGTACCTTCCCCCGGAATTAACGGGTAAGGTGTTTTACGAGCCTTCCGGGCAGGGAGAAGAGAAGGAATAA
- a CDS encoding RrF2 family transcriptional regulator — MRLSTRGHYGLKAMFDLALHYGTEPIPLKSVAERQNLSEHYLEQLIARLRKAGLVKSVRGAQGGYILAREPGKITVGEIIRALEGPIAPVECVKEVDPKECDQADYCISRIVWARVRDSIAEVLDSISLADMCRDAAKIHQTREL; from the coding sequence TTGCGCCTGTCCACCAGGGGACACTACGGTCTTAAGGCCATGTTCGATCTGGCTCTACATTACGGGACGGAACCCATTCCCTTGAAGAGTGTGGCCGAAAGACAAAACCTTTCCGAGCACTATCTGGAACAGCTGATTGCCAGGTTACGCAAGGCCGGTTTGGTCAAAAGTGTCAGGGGAGCCCAGGGGGGGTATATCCTGGCCCGGGAGCCGGGGAAGATTACGGTGGGTGAGATAATCCGGGCCCTGGAGGGACCCATTGCGCCGGTGGAATGCGTCAAGGAAGTGGATCCAAAAGAATGCGACCAGGCTGACTACTGCATTAGCCGTATTGTCTGGGCCCGGGTACGGGACAGTATCGCCGAGGTACTGGATTCCATCAGCCTGGCCGATATGTGCCGCGATGCCGCAAAGATCCATCAAACCAGGGAGCTTTGA
- the nifS gene encoding cysteine desulfurase NifS: MTRRVYFDHSATTPVHPEVVEEMCRFLKDNFGNPTSLHYFGQKARKAVEEAREKVAAAIGANPAEIVFTSGGTEADNMAIHGVAYTNRNRGNHIITSAVEHHAVLNTVKALGKQGFTVTILPVDQYGMVSVEDVAAAITDKTILITIMHANNEVGTIMPIAEIGRLARERGILFHTDAVQSFGKIPVNVDELNVDLLTISGHKIYGPKGIGALYIRKGTRWRQTLFHGGAQERLRRAGTENTPGIIGLGKAAELAMANMEQEAAYLTRLRDRLIREVTEKISHVRLTGHPTKRLPNHASFCFEFIEGESMLLSLDLQGIAASSGSACTSGSLEPSHVLLAMGIPHEVAHGSIRITLGRDNTEEDIDYFLEVMPPIVERLRAMSPLDQETEFALSDRCNGCRVSHTCRV, encoded by the coding sequence ATGACCCGTCGAGTTTATTTCGACCACAGTGCCACTACTCCCGTACACCCGGAAGTGGTGGAGGAAATGTGCCGCTTTTTAAAAGATAATTTCGGTAATCCCACCAGCCTGCATTACTTTGGCCAGAAGGCCCGGAAGGCGGTGGAAGAAGCCAGGGAAAAGGTGGCCGCGGCTATTGGTGCCAATCCCGCCGAAATTGTTTTCACCAGCGGCGGTACGGAAGCCGATAACATGGCCATTCACGGAGTGGCCTATACCAACCGCAACCGGGGCAACCACATTATTACTTCTGCCGTAGAACATCATGCCGTCCTCAATACCGTAAAAGCCCTTGGCAAGCAGGGATTTACCGTTACCATTTTGCCGGTAGACCAGTACGGCATGGTCAGCGTGGAAGACGTAGCAGCCGCCATTACCGATAAGACCATTTTAATTACCATTATGCATGCCAACAACGAAGTGGGTACCATCATGCCCATTGCCGAAATCGGGCGCCTGGCCAGGGAAAGGGGCATTTTATTCCATACCGATGCGGTGCAGAGTTTTGGTAAAATTCCCGTCAATGTCGATGAATTAAACGTAGACCTGTTGACCATCTCCGGGCATAAGATCTATGGCCCCAAAGGCATTGGCGCCCTTTATATCCGTAAAGGTACCCGCTGGAGACAGACCCTCTTCCATGGCGGCGCCCAGGAACGGCTGCGCCGGGCGGGGACGGAGAACACTCCCGGAATTATTGGCCTGGGCAAGGCAGCGGAGCTGGCCATGGCCAATATGGAGCAGGAGGCGGCTTACCTCACCAGGTTGCGGGACAGGCTCATTCGTGAGGTGACGGAAAAAATAAGTCACGTGCGTCTCACGGGCCATCCCACCAAACGTCTGCCCAACCATGCCAGTTTCTGTTTTGAGTTTATTGAAGGCGAGTCCATGCTTTTAAGCCTGGACCTGCAGGGTATTGCCGCTTCCAGCGGCTCGGCCTGCACTTCCGGTTCCCTGGAGCCATCCCACGTTTTGCTGGCCATGGGCATCCCCCACGAAGTGGCCCACGGTTCCATCCGTATAACTCTGGGCAGGGATAATACGGAAGAAGATATCGATTACTTCCTGGAGGTCATGCCACCGATTGTGGAAAGGCTACGGGCCATGTCTCCCCTGGATCAGGAGACGGAATTTGCCCTTTCCGACCGGTGTAACGGTTGCCGGGTCAGTCATACCTGTCGTGTTTAA
- the nifU gene encoding Fe-S cluster assembly scaffold protein NifU, producing the protein MYSEKVMDHFTNPRNVGEIPDADGVGQVGNPVCGDIMKIYIKVKDNIIEDIKFKTFGCGAAIATSSMVTELVKGKTLEEAMQVSNKQVAEALGGLPPQKMHCSNLAADALHAAIQDYLSKKNG; encoded by the coding sequence ATGTATTCAGAAAAAGTAATGGACCATTTTACCAATCCCCGCAATGTGGGAGAAATTCCCGATGCCGATGGCGTGGGCCAGGTGGGCAACCCGGTATGCGGGGATATCATGAAAATCTATATTAAAGTAAAAGATAATATTATCGAGGACATTAAGTTTAAAACCTTTGGTTGCGGGGCGGCCATTGCCACCAGCAGCATGGTAACCGAACTGGTTAAAGGGAAGACCCTGGAAGAGGCCATGCAGGTGAGCAACAAGCAGGTGGCCGAGGCTCTGGGCGGGCTGCCTCCCCAGAAAATGCACTGTTCCAACCTGGCCGCTGATGCCCTGCATGCGGCCATCCAGGATTACCTCAGCAAAAAGAACGGGTGA